The following DNA comes from Chthoniobacterales bacterium.
CGAATGGAGTCGATGGTGACGTTGCTAACGATCCGGTAAATCCAGGTGTAAAATGAGGAGTCGCCCCGGAAGCGATGGATGGATTTCCAGGCGCGCAGGAATGCATCCTGGGCGAGATCCCAGGCGTCTTGTTCGTTGCGGGTCATGTGGTAGGCCATGGCGTAAATGCGTTGTCGGTAGCGGGTGACGAGCTCGTTAAACGCAGATTGATCCCCGGCTTGGGAACGGCGCACCAGCTCGGGGTCATTGTTCGCCTCACTGGCGGCTGCGTCGGCTGAACCAGTCAACTCCGGTTTCGACGGGGCGGGTTCCGGTTTATTCACAGTGCGGGGAGAGAAAAAGAAAAAAGGAAGCGAAATGGGGCAGCGTGCCTCATGCCTCGTAGCGACGACGCCATTCGCGACGGATTTCGCCCATCTTGGAAATGATTCCGTCGCGCACCTGGAAGACGCGCTGGGCGAGAATCTGGCCGCGATGATCGTCGATCAGGGCGTGCTTTTGCAACTCCAGCAGCGCGTCGAGTGAGATCGTAATGGCGCGGAGGGCGCGCTTCAGGTAGGCGAGAGTCATGCCGATCTCGTCGAGGTCGTCGTCGTTCAGCGCGGCGGCGAGCTTGGCGCTGCCGATGGCGGAATGCGTGGCCATCTTGATGGCAACGGGGTGGTTTTGCAGCGCGGGGTTTTCGTCGAGCGCGATGCCAAGTTCGCCGCTCAGCTCGACGCAGGAGCGGTAAAGAGGGTCGCTCTCGAAGTTGCTGAAAGCCTCGGCATCGTTCTCAGACTCGGCTTCCTCTTCGCCGATGGTTTCCGCATCGAGAAAGAGTTCTGCCTCCTCGGTCCAGTCCTTGCCGTCCTCGTCCGTGAGATGGGTCCAGCCCATTTCCTTGGCGATGATCTGGTCGCGATTCGGGTCGTCGAGATACTTCTCGAGCAACTCCATGTAATGCTCGGTCTTGCGATCCTGATCCTGCATGAATCGCTCCCAATCATATTCATCCCAGATCTTTTCGGGGTCGTTGGGCTCGTCTGCGGGCATGGGAAAGTCTTATTTCAGATGGAGCGAAATGGCAAGATGACACTCCAACTCGGCTCAGGCCGGTTGCAAATCGCGTTCGTGCCGAAGTCGGAGTTGCCCGCAGGCGGCGTCGATGTCGTGCCCCTTTTCGCGTCGGATGGTGGCCTGGATTTTCCGAGCCTTCAGGATGTCGAGGAAAACGTCTTGCCGCTGCTCCGATGGGCGCACCCAAGGGAGGCCTTCGACGGTGTTATAGGGGATGAGATTCACCTTGGCGCTGAGACGTTTGGCGTGCTCGGCCAGGGCGTGCGCCTGGGCGTGGGTGTCGTTCAGCCGATCAATCAGGATGTATTCGAAGGTGATGAATTGTTTCTTTCTCGACTGCCAGTAGGCGCAGGCTTCGAGGAGTTCTTCGAGCGGGTATTTGCGGTTCACCGGCATAATCTGGGCGCGCACTTCGTCGGTCGCGCCGTGCAGGGAAATGGCGAGCCGGATTTGCAGCGGCAATTCGGCCAGAAGTCGAATCTGCGGGACGAGCCCACTCGTGGAAACGGTGATGTGCCGCGCGCCGAGTTCGATCCCCCAAGGGGCGTTGATGATTTCGAGGGCGCGAATGAGGTTGTCGAAGTTGGCGAGCGGTTCGCCCATGCCCATGAAGACAATGTTCTGAATGCGCTCCCCGCAGAGTTTCTCGGCTTGCAGGATCTGGTCCACGATCTCACTGGCATCCAAATGGCGGGTCCAGCCGTCGAGGCCGCTGGCGCAAAATTTGCAGCCGTAAGCGCAGCCAACCTGGCTGGAAACACAGAGTGTGCGGCGCGAGGACGTTTCGCCAAACTCGGCAGGCGTCGCTGGAATGAGGACGGACTCGATGAAGCGGCCGTCGTGCAGCCGGTAGAGGATTTTTTGTGTCGTGTCGTGCGAGCCAGTCTTGCGGGCGATGGGCAGTGCATCGTAGCGGAAGCTGGCGGCGAGTCGTTCGCGGAGGTTCACGGAAAGATTCAGCATGTCCGAGATGCTGGGAACACGCTTCGTATAGACCCAATCAAGGATTTGTTTGGCGCGAAAGGATGGTTCGCCGACGGAGGCCAGCCATTCCTGGAGCGTGCCCAAGGTCTGGGCTTTGAGATGAGGCAAAAGGGCGTTCATACGAAAAAGAGCGGAGTTAGAGCGAAATGAATATTCCTCAAAAAGACAACAGGCGCACCGACTTTCGCCGATGCGCCTGTTGAAAAGTTATCCGTAGGTTGGATTAGCGACGATCACGTCCGCCACCACCACCGCCGCTGCCGCCGCGATAGCCACCACCACCGCCACCGCCGCGGGATTCGTAGCCACCACCGCCGCCGCTGCCGCCGCTGCCGCCACGGTATCCACCGCCGCCGCCACTACCACCGCCGCTGCCGCCGCGGAATCCACCACCACCGCCGCCGCCGCCGAAGCTACGACCGCCGCCGCCAGCGCCGCCTTCAGTGCGGGGACGAGCTTCGTTTACGGTGAGGGCGCGTCCGTCGAGGGAGTAGCCGTTAAATTTTTCAGTTGCCGCTTCGGCTTCTGCGTCGGTTTCCATCGTGACGAAGGCAAAACCGCGGGATTTACCCGTGAACTTGTCCTGCATGAGGATGGCTTCCTTGACGTTGCCGGCTCCGGCAAACAGATCTTGCAGATCGACTTCGGTGGTATTGAAGGAAAGATTTCCTACAAAGAGTTTAGTACCCATATTCTTAATTTCTATTTACATGCAAACGCTCTGCTTCTTTCGTTCCCGACTATCGGGTTTCAAACCGTTCCTGGCTGAACCAGCGGACGTATTTACCAACTGCACTATCGCTTGACTGAACTCATCTATTCGTTCACCGAACAGTTAATTCAAGCTCTTTTTCACATCCGCCGCTTTTTGTTTGGAAAAACGACTTGACCATACCCGCGACCTACCCGATTAATCCTGCCCTTTCAAATCTTACCCACACGACTTTATGCCTAGAACTTGCAGCATCACAGGAGCCACCAGCGCACGCGGAAGCATCATTCACCGTCGCGGTATGGCCAAGAAAAAAGGCGGCGTCGGTCGTCACGTTACTAAAAACGTCGCCCGCACCTTTTACCCCAATCTTCAAAACAAGCGCGTCTGGGTTCCCGAGCTGAATAAATTCGTGCCTGTCCGCGTTTCGGCTCGTGGCTTGAAGACCATCACCAAGAACGGCGCCTTTGCCACTTTGAAAAAAGCCGGCCTGATTTAACTCCGCCTCGATTCCATTTTCTGGCGGCAACAGCGTGTAAGCGCAGTTGCCGCCTTTTTCTTTTCATTTAACTTCCATCCCACTCATGTCCGAAAAAATCATCCCTGTCACCATTCTCACCGGCTTCCTCGGCGCAGGCAAAACCACCCTGCTCAACTACATTCTGAAGGGCCAGAACGACTACAAATTTGCCATCATCGTCAACGAGATCGGCAAGATCGGCATCGATGGTCAGCTCGTGGAAAACCAAAAAGACGAGCTCCTCGAAATGAGCAACGGCTGCGTCTGCTGCACCGTCCGCAAAGACCTCGTTAAAGGCATCCAGAAGCTCCTCAAAAAAGGCGGGTTCGATTACATTCTCATCGAGACGACCGGCATCGCGGACCCGGGTCCGGTCGCGCAAACATTCACGAACATCCCCGCGTTGCAAAAATTTGTCCGCCTCGACTCGATCATCACCGTTGTGGACGCCGAGCAGATTTTCACTCAGATGAAAAACGAGGCCACGGCCCGCGAGCAAATCATCATGGCGGATTATCTTCTCCTCAACAAAGTCGATCTCGTCGATGAAGCCCAACTCGCCAAGGTTGAGGCCGAGTTTACCAAGCTCAATCCCGAGGCGCGCATCTTCCGCACCGACCATTCGCAGGTGAATCTCAAGGAACTCCTCGACATGCACGTCTTCGATCTCGACCAAAAACTGGCGATCGATCCGAAGTTTCAGGACGAACTTGAGACGCGCCACCATCACGACATCCATTCGCATTCGTTCGCCTTCGACCAGCCCTTCAACGTCGATCGGCTCCAGCAATGGATCGAAGACCTCTCCAAAACCGAGAAAGTTTATCGCTCCAAAGGCTTCCTCAGCCTCGCCGGGCATCCGAGGCGCGCTATTTTTCACGGGGTGAACAACCGCTTCAGCATCTTCTGGGACCGCCTCTGGGAAGCCAGCGAGAAACGCCAAAGCCAGCTCGTTTTCATCGGCCGTGATTTGGATGAAACTCGGATCAAAACCGGACTCGAAAAGTGCTTGGGATAAATTACGCGTTTCCTCTTGCGCCAGTGTGCGCCACAGTCCGTTTCATGAGATTTCTGAGTATTTTCTGCCTCCTCCTTCGGATTTGCAGCGCCCAAAGCTACGACTGGACCGGCGATGCTCTTCCCGGCGTTAAAATCAATACCGTTGCTTACAAGGGATGGATTCCAGCAAGCTCGGCGCCTCTCCACGGCACTTTGATTCTTATTCCGGGACGACACGGCGATGGTCGAGGGATGGCGACAGATCCCCGCTGGCAGGCTTTGGGAACGGCGACGGGTTTCGCCATTATTGGCTGCCAGTTTGCCAACGGCGAGCCGTTCCCCTACCAGAGCGATATCGGTGGAGAAGTCTCGCGCGCCATCAATATCGCCGTCCAACGCCTCGCCACCGACAGCCAGCATCCCGAGCTGGCGAATGGTCCCCTCGCCTTCTGGGGCACGTCGGCTGGGTCGAATGTTTCCGCGAATTATTGCGCCAAGTTTCCTGAGCGCGTGGCCGCTTTTGCGAGTTCCAAAGGCACTTTCGGCCCTGGTGGCAATCTTTCCGCTGCCACTCGCGAGATTCCGATGTTTTTCGCCTTGGGAGCCGGGGATAAATCGGAATGGACCACTCCCTCGCGTGCTAATATCGAAGCCGGCACCAAACTCCACGCTCCCTGGGCTCTCGCCTTTCACCAGAAGGAAGGGCATGAAGTCGGAAAAAGTCTGGACGTCGCCATTCCCTTTCTTCAAGCCGCCATCGAACAACGCCTGAATCCGCCCGCCGCAGCCTCTGTTTCTACCGCAGCCCAGCCTGTGTTTAAATCGCAACTCCCCAGTTTTTCCAAGCCAGCCGCAGCCCCTGCGTCAGCCACACAGAAGATCAAACTCTTCAAAATCAATCCACAAAACGGCTGGCTGGGCAACTTGGAGACGATGGATATTGCGCTCGCCAAAGATTTCAAGGGCAGCCGAGCCAGTGCTTTTTGGCTGCCAGATGAGGCCACCGCTCACGCCTGGCAGCAATATCTCCAGAGCGGCAAATAGTTTTATCTCGGAATGGTGGAAATGTTCGCTGCCTTGGCCTTGCCGTTCACCCAGGCTTTCACGTCGCGTTCCATGATGTCGAGGGGGACAGCTCCCATTTTCATGAGGAGATCGTGGTATTCCCGGAGGTCAAATTGGGGTCCCAGTGCCAGTGCGGCTTCGTCGCGGAGTTGGGTGATTTTTAGCTGGCCAATTTTGTAGGCGAGCGCCTGGCCGGGCATGGAAAGGTAGCGATCGACTTCGTTGGTGATGTCGAGTTCGCTGCGCGGGGTGTTGGCTTTGAAGTAGTCGATGGCTTTCTGGCGGTCCCACCCGAGGGCGTGCAGGCCGGTGTCGGTGACGAGCCGGACGGCGCGCCACATTTCGTAGCTGAGCTGCCCCATTTTATCATAGGGACTTTGATACAAATCCAAGTCGTATCCGAGCGTTTCGGCGTAGAGTCCCCAGCCTTCGACGAACGCCGTGTAACCGCCATAACGCCGGAAATTTGGCAGATCGGTCTGCTCCATGGCGAGTGAGATTTGAATGTGGTGGCCGGGGACGGCTTCGTGGAGGGTGAGCGGGATCATTTCCCAAGTGGCGCGGGTCTCGGGTTTGTAGAGGTTGACGAAGAATGTGCCCGCGCGGCTGCCGTCGGCGCTGCCCTCTCGATAATAGGCGGCGGTGGTGTCGGGCGCGGCAATGTCGGGGATGGGCTCGACTCCGTAAGGCAGGCGCGGGAGGGTGTGGAAGAGCTTGGGCAGCAGCGGGTCGATGCGTTTGGCGGTGGCGCGGTAGCGTTGGAGGAGTTCGTCGCCGGACTTGCAGAAGAATTGCGGGTCGGTGCGGAGGAATTTAAAGAATTCGTCGAGCGTGCCCTGGAAGCCGGCCTCGGTTTTCACTTTTTCCATTTCCGCGCGAATGCGGGCAACTTCGCCCAAGCCGAGTTCGTGGATTTTCTCAGGCGCCAAATCGGTGGTGGTCTCGCGGCGGACGAGGAAGGCGTAGATTTCCTTGCCGTTCTTGAGGTTGGCGAAGCCGGTTTTCTCCGGGCAGGCGGGAAGATATTCGTCCTGATAGAATTTTTTGAATTTCTTGAAGGCTGGAATCACCGACGCGCTGATCGCGTCCTCGGCGGCCCCGGCGAGCCGGGCTCGGTCGATGGGGGCGATGGCGTCGGGAAATTTGCGGAACGGCTGGTAAAACGGGCTGTCCTTGGGCGAGTCGGTGATCTGTTTGTCGATCTGCGGTCCGACCCGTTTCATGAGGATTTTAGGGAACAAAATGTTGCGTTGCATGCCGTCGCGCAGGAGGGCGGTGACCTGGGCGGCGTGCTCCGGGAAGGCCTGGAGCCGGGCAATCCAGGCTTCGTAGTCAGCGACGGTGGCGAAGGTCAGCGCGTCGGCGAGTTCGTTGTCGGTCTGGAGTCCG
Coding sequences within:
- the rlmN gene encoding 23S rRNA (adenine(2503)-C(2))-methyltransferase RlmN, coding for MNALLPHLKAQTLGTLQEWLASVGEPSFRAKQILDWVYTKRVPSISDMLNLSVNLRERLAASFRYDALPIARKTGSHDTTQKILYRLHDGRFIESVLIPATPAEFGETSSRRTLCVSSQVGCAYGCKFCASGLDGWTRHLDASEIVDQILQAEKLCGERIQNIVFMGMGEPLANFDNLIRALEIINAPWGIELGARHITVSTSGLVPQIRLLAELPLQIRLAISLHGATDEVRAQIMPVNRKYPLEELLEACAYWQSRKKQFITFEYILIDRLNDTHAQAHALAEHAKRLSAKVNLIPYNTVEGLPWVRPSEQRQDVFLDILKARKIQATIRREKGHDIDAACGQLRLRHERDLQPA
- the rpmB gene encoding 50S ribosomal protein L28 translates to MPRTCSITGATSARGSIIHRRGMAKKKGGVGRHVTKNVARTFYPNLQNKRVWVPELNKFVPVRVSARGLKTITKNGAFATLKKAGLI
- a CDS encoding RNA-binding protein; amino-acid sequence: MGTKLFVGNLSFNTTEVDLQDLFAGAGNVKEAILMQDKFTGKSRGFAFVTMETDAEAEAATEKFNGYSLDGRALTVNEARPRTEGGAGGGGRSFGGGGGGGGFRGGSGGGSGGGGGYRGGSGGSGGGGGYESRGGGGGGGYRGGSGGGGGGRDRR
- a CDS encoding DUF885 domain-containing protein, producing the protein MFNARFLLRFALLTGCWLLPVSAQSNATPTDSLHALFDEAWAFRMEQSPVEASYLGDRRHASEWDKLALADFDARREKYQSYLKKLTDIDREKLPPNEKLNFDLFDKEMSLAIEESLLGLQCLQITPRGGLQTDNELADALTFATVADYEAWIARLQAFPEHAAQVTALLRDGMQRNILFPKILMKRVGPQIDKQITDSPKDSPFYQPFRKFPDAIAPIDRARLAGAAEDAISASVIPAFKKFKKFYQDEYLPACPEKTGFANLKNGKEIYAFLVRRETTTDLAPEKIHELGLGEVARIRAEMEKVKTEAGFQGTLDEFFKFLRTDPQFFCKSGDELLQRYRATAKRIDPLLPKLFHTLPRLPYGVEPIPDIAAPDTTAAYYREGSADGSRAGTFFVNLYKPETRATWEMIPLTLHEAVPGHHIQISLAMEQTDLPNFRRYGGYTAFVEGWGLYAETLGYDLDLYQSPYDKMGQLSYEMWRAVRLVTDTGLHALGWDRQKAIDYFKANTPRSELDITNEVDRYLSMPGQALAYKIGQLKITQLRDEAALALGPQFDLREYHDLLMKMGAVPLDIMERDVKAWVNGKAKAANISTIPR
- a CDS encoding GTP-binding protein, whose translation is MSEKIIPVTILTGFLGAGKTTLLNYILKGQNDYKFAIIVNEIGKIGIDGQLVENQKDELLEMSNGCVCCTVRKDLVKGIQKLLKKGGFDYILIETTGIADPGPVAQTFTNIPALQKFVRLDSIITVVDAEQIFTQMKNEATAREQIIMADYLLLNKVDLVDEAQLAKVEAEFTKLNPEARIFRTDHSQVNLKELLDMHVFDLDQKLAIDPKFQDELETRHHHDIHSHSFAFDQPFNVDRLQQWIEDLSKTEKVYRSKGFLSLAGHPRRAIFHGVNNRFSIFWDRLWEASEKRQSQLVFIGRDLDETRIKTGLEKCLG